One Dioscorea cayenensis subsp. rotundata cultivar TDr96_F1 chromosome 15, TDr96_F1_v2_PseudoChromosome.rev07_lg8_w22 25.fasta, whole genome shotgun sequence genomic region harbors:
- the LOC120278030 gene encoding protein PLASTID TRANSCRIPTIONALLY ACTIVE 12, chloroplastic codes for MASLSSSWLIRDGIVFGIIHDTGFDTVKSRNWLFKRPFLGVSHSRTIQVLVRPNRTSRLPHIIKCARKDGKFDPSSIEPPPYSSYMDSTSGQLEPASGARSSIPGKEYWPEGTMNRVRAARAPEPVGESEGKPSYGKNPGSRRKKYKEKAATSEAVETSTDKTDEFPVLETSDDASDEPRDPFDEYVTYQTEPEVENLTPYELDKKIGRPHPFVDPSKVKPIEEPRSSEDLWWNWRKPDKEQWSRWQRRRPDVDTVFAKAMAETGQIILFGDHPTRTETALARARKQVLKEERLEAEQRRLEEIGPIAYYSEWVTAWTRDTSREAVQKHYEETGEDENTQLITMFQHQTAEEYRIMMGTDARIKRDPLAMRLREDQIKEIWGGDPVYPTINYIQDPDEVIDYRGPDFHEPTPSMLAYLMDQGKIISREELEEILAKERKPELEVTDMDEAMASAVDIGQDDDEEDGEDEEEEDEGKITRNWSVLKSTPPLRKGKEKPKKDSPMTLEEAINDSENLTDFLMDFNEE; via the exons ATGGCATCTTTATCATCTTCTTGGCTAATTCGAG ATGGAATTGTCTTTGGTATTATACATGACACAGGATTTGATACGGTTAAATCAAGAAACTGGCTATTTAAG AGACCTTTCTTAGGTGTGTCTCATTCAAGGACGATACAGGTTCTTGTAAGACCAAACAGGACATCTAGACTACCTCATATTATAAAGTGTGCGAGAAAGGATGGGAAATTTGACCCATCGTCAATTGAACCCCCTCCATACTCTAGTTACATGGATTCCACATCTGGCCAGCTGGAACCTGCGTCTGGTGCCCGCTCAAGCATACCTGGGAAGGAGTATTGGCCTGAGGGCACCATGAATAGGGTGAGGGCTGCTCGCGCCCCTGAACCAGTAGGCGAGTCAGAAGGGAAGCCATCATATGGCAAAAACCCAGGAAGCAGGAGGAAGAAGTATAAAGAAAAAGCTGCCACTTCAGAAGCTGTGGAAACTAGCACAGATAAAACTGATGAATTTCCTGTTCTGGAAACATCCGATGATGCTTCTGATGAACCTAGAGACCCATTTGACGAATATGTGACTTATCAGACAGAACCAGAAGTAGAGAATCTTACCCCTTATGAATTGGACAAGAAAATTGGTCGGCCACACCCCTTTGTTGATCCCTCTAAAGTGAAGCCCATTGAAGAACCTCGTTCAAGTGAAGATTTATGGTGGAATTGGAGAAAACCTGACAAAGAGCAATGGTCAAGGTGGCAAAGGCGGCGACCAGATGTTGACACG GTGTTCGCAAAAGCAATGGCAGAGACTGGGCAAATTATACTCTTTGGAGATCATCCAACACGAACTGAGACTGCTCTTGCAAGGGCAAGGAAACAAGTATTAAAAGAGGAAAG GCTGGAAGCAGAACAGAGAAGACTGGAAGAAATAGGGCCCATTGCATACTATTCAGAGTGGGTTACAGCGTGGACTAGGGATACTTCACGTGAAGCTGTGCAAAAGCACTATGAAGAGACGGGTGAGGATGAGAATACTCAACTCATCACGATGTTCCAACATCAAACTGCTGAAGAATACCGCATCATGATGGGCACTGATGCTCGGATTAAAAGAGATCCTCTAGCAATGCGTTTGCGTGAGGACCAAATAAAAGAGA TATGGGGTGGTGATCCAGTTTACCCAACAATTAATTACATCCAGGATCCAGATGAAGTTATTGATTATAGGGGACCTGATTTTCATGAACCTACACCGAGCATGCTAGCATATCTAATGGAT CAAGGGAAAATCATTTCTAGAGAGGAGCTTGAGGAAATTTTggccaaagaaagaaaaccagAACTTGAG GTCACAGATATGGATGAAGCAATGGCAAGTGCAGTTGATATAGGACAAGATGAT GATGAAGAAGATGGggaggatgaagaggaagaggatgaaGGAAAGATCACTCGGAATTGGAGTGTTCTGAAAAGTACACCTCCACTTCGAAAAGGAAAG GAAAAACCAAAGAAAGATAGCCCAATGACATTGGAAGAGGCCATAAACGATTCAGAAAACTTGACTGATTTTCTTATGGACTTCAACGAAGAATGA